One window of Desulfobacca acetoxidans DSM 11109 genomic DNA carries:
- a CDS encoding RNA-binding domain-containing protein — translation METTELLEIIARGEDGKHQFKANFTNVNSLAGELAAFSNSGGGTIFIGVSDDGSFAGLTREDMGRLNQLVSNAASQSVRPPINPQTENVSTSRGLVMVVTVPDGVSKPYMDNSGAIWVKSGADKRKVTSREEIQRIYQTAGLIHGDGIPTSGLTLADLNIDYFKDFFEKNFGESVEAQNLPLPLLLENMNLMKQGVLNISGALLFAKNPSSRLPLFIVKAVSYPGIDIHVEHYLDSQDITGKLGDIFYKSMSFVLRNIRHIQRDQNVNAPGEPEIPRLVLEELIVNALIHRDYFVSAPVRIFIFRDRVEIISPGHLPNNLTIDNIKRGNSNIRNPILASYATKILPYRGLGSGIIRALKVYPDIEFEDDHEGNQFKAVIKRKDLKR, via the coding sequence ATGGAAACCACGGAGCTCTTAGAGATTATTGCCCGGGGTGAAGATGGCAAGCACCAGTTTAAGGCAAATTTCACCAACGTGAATTCTCTGGCGGGGGAATTGGCAGCCTTTAGCAATTCCGGGGGTGGAACGATATTCATCGGAGTAAGCGATGACGGCTCCTTTGCGGGGCTCACCCGCGAAGACATGGGCCGTTTGAACCAACTTGTTTCCAACGCCGCCTCGCAATCCGTTCGCCCTCCCATCAATCCCCAGACCGAGAACGTCTCGACGTCCCGAGGCCTTGTCATGGTTGTTACTGTGCCGGACGGCGTGAGCAAGCCCTATATGGACAACAGCGGGGCGATTTGGGTAAAAAGTGGTGCGGACAAACGCAAGGTCACATCGAGAGAGGAAATCCAGAGGATTTATCAAACCGCTGGCCTAATCCATGGCGATGGCATACCGACAAGCGGATTGACCCTGGCCGATTTAAACATTGATTATTTTAAAGATTTCTTTGAAAAAAATTTCGGCGAGTCAGTTGAGGCACAGAATCTACCGTTGCCACTTCTCCTGGAAAATATGAATCTAATGAAACAAGGCGTCCTGAATATCAGCGGGGCATTACTGTTCGCGAAAAATCCCAGTTCCAGGCTTCCTCTCTTCATTGTAAAAGCGGTGTCTTATCCTGGCATTGATATTCATGTAGAGCATTATTTAGACAGCCAGGATATTACGGGAAAACTTGGTGATATCTTTTATAAAAGTATGAGCTTTGTTTTACGCAATATCAGACATATTCAAAGGGACCAGAACGTCAATGCCCCAGGGGAACCGGAAATCCCCCGCCTCGTTCTGGAGGAATTGATAGTCAATGCCTTAATTCACCGGGATTATTTCGTATCAGCGCCGGTTAGAATTTTTATCTTCAGGGATCGGGTAGAGATCATCAGTCCGGGGCATTTGCCAAATAACCTGACCATCGATAATATTAAAAGGGGCAATTCAAATATACGAAATCCAATTCTGGCCTCTTATGCCACCAAAATTCTTCCTTACCGTGGACTGGGAAGTGGCATTATCCGAGCGCTTAAGGTATATCCGGACATTGAGTTCGAGGATGATCACGAGGGTAATCAGTTTAAAGCTGTTATCAAACGGAAAGATTTGAAGCGGTAA
- a CDS encoding TrlF family AAA-like ATPase — MPLDKQAKPFFSHGSRWLRADFHLHTRADREFCYTGEDSYYFSSYIQGLKKTEIRIGVITNHNKFDLAEFNSLRQTAKRENIFLLPGVEHSVGDGANGIHTLIVFSDEWLENGQDYINQFLNVAFQGRTPQEYENANGRSSLSLIDTIKKLEGYQRDFFLVFAHVEERSGLWHELDGGRMQELGENEFFRRRSLAFQKVRTHDISDRKCRIKVRAWLGEAYPAEVEGSDCKSIDQIGQGGCCYLKIGSFTFAAVKYALLDHANRLSGELNRHDSSHILSATFDGGVLDGKTIYFSPELNTLIGIRGSGKSSILEAMRYGLDIPFGEKALDQDYKRFLVDHVLGSGGKVTIQAVDRRGQRYEVRRICRERPDVYVEGILQPGISIRETILHKPIYFGQKDLSSTGEGFEKDLVEKLVGEKLTGIRSKIEAQRQKVSDTINQLERLANVAEKKEEYESKKRDAEFRLKFYKDHGVEEKLQKQVDFDADSRKCHHVISLVKDYLAGLEEFINRYEDDLKNECIYTSRQNTVFFDAFFVNYKKLIAGFLQIKEVLADGKKTLSELQEKFKEFEILKDGLKEEFAEIERKLFEEFKGSGAKAIRPDEFRQLRKTVDQAKQMLEALNKQEDQRIIFNLELLQELATLNNLWLEEYQAVQAELGKVNRSHSSLKIKAEFKGDKKAFAGFMKDVFGGSRIRQTTFENLAKEFTDFGAIFRELDKAKTIIGNALVQVFEKYFTENLASLLTWQVPNRFVIKYRDKELKHHSLGQRASALILFILSQQDNDLIIIDQPEDDLDNQTIYEDVIKLIRTLKPRTQFIFATHNANFPVLGDAEQIISCAYADDSISITSGSIDCPDMQRKIVDIMEGGEEAFKQRKRIYEIWKPRSS, encoded by the coding sequence ATGCCCTTAGATAAACAAGCAAAACCTTTCTTTTCCCATGGGAGCCGTTGGCTTAGGGCTGATTTTCACCTTCATACCAGGGCGGATCGGGAATTCTGCTACACCGGCGAAGATAGTTACTACTTCTCAAGCTATATTCAGGGATTGAAGAAGACTGAGATAAGAATCGGAGTCATCACCAATCACAACAAATTTGACTTGGCAGAGTTTAATTCCCTGCGCCAGACAGCGAAGCGGGAGAATATTTTTCTTCTTCCCGGGGTCGAACATTCCGTGGGGGACGGAGCCAATGGAATCCACACCCTAATTGTCTTCAGTGATGAATGGTTGGAAAACGGGCAAGATTATATAAACCAGTTCTTGAATGTTGCTTTTCAAGGCAGGACACCGCAAGAATATGAGAACGCAAATGGTCGCAGTTCTCTAAGTTTGATTGATACTATAAAAAAACTAGAGGGTTATCAAAGAGATTTCTTCCTAGTTTTTGCTCACGTTGAAGAAAGGAGCGGCTTGTGGCATGAGTTGGATGGGGGCCGCATGCAAGAGCTTGGGGAAAATGAGTTTTTCCGTAGAAGGTCTCTCGCTTTTCAAAAAGTCCGGACGCATGACATTTCCGATAGGAAATGCCGGATAAAGGTACGGGCTTGGCTTGGAGAGGCTTATCCTGCCGAAGTCGAAGGTTCCGACTGCAAGTCCATAGATCAGATCGGCCAGGGGGGATGCTGCTATCTTAAGATCGGTTCTTTTACCTTTGCAGCAGTAAAATATGCCCTCCTGGACCATGCAAACCGCTTATCCGGCGAACTTAACAGACACGACAGCTCGCATATCCTCAGTGCGACCTTTGACGGCGGGGTGCTTGACGGCAAAACTATCTATTTTTCCCCGGAGCTGAACACCCTTATCGGCATCCGCGGCAGTGGCAAGTCATCAATCTTAGAGGCTATGCGTTACGGTCTTGATATTCCCTTCGGGGAAAAGGCTCTTGACCAGGACTACAAGCGGTTCCTCGTTGACCATGTGCTCGGTAGCGGCGGCAAGGTGACGATTCAGGCCGTTGATCGAAGGGGGCAGCGTTATGAAGTGCGGCGCATCTGCCGGGAAAGGCCTGATGTGTATGTGGAGGGCATTCTTCAGCCAGGGATCTCGATCCGAGAAACCATATTGCACAAGCCTATATATTTCGGACAGAAAGACCTATCCAGCACAGGAGAGGGGTTTGAAAAAGACCTGGTTGAAAAGCTTGTCGGGGAAAAATTAACCGGCATACGGTCAAAAATTGAGGCTCAGCGCCAAAAAGTATCCGATACTATTAACCAATTAGAGAGGCTTGCAAATGTCGCTGAAAAGAAGGAGGAATACGAATCAAAGAAACGGGACGCAGAATTCAGGCTTAAGTTCTATAAAGATCATGGCGTTGAAGAAAAACTGCAAAAACAGGTGGACTTCGATGCGGATTCAAGAAAATGTCACCATGTCATTTCTTTGGTGAAAGATTACCTGGCTGGTTTGGAAGAATTTATCAATCGATACGAAGATGACTTGAAGAACGAATGTATTTACACCTCAAGACAGAACACGGTATTCTTTGATGCTTTCTTTGTTAATTATAAAAAGTTGATCGCAGGTTTTTTGCAGATCAAGGAAGTACTTGCGGATGGAAAGAAGACCCTTTCCGAATTGCAGGAAAAATTCAAAGAATTCGAAATACTAAAAGATGGTCTCAAAGAAGAATTCGCAGAGATCGAACGGAAACTATTTGAAGAATTTAAGGGCAGCGGCGCCAAAGCCATCCGCCCGGATGAATTCCGCCAGCTCCGCAAGACCGTTGACCAAGCCAAGCAGATGTTGGAAGCATTAAACAAACAAGAGGATCAGAGGATTATCTTCAACCTGGAGCTGTTGCAGGAACTCGCCACACTCAATAACCTCTGGCTGGAGGAATACCAAGCGGTCCAAGCCGAGCTGGGCAAGGTCAACCGGAGCCATTCATCACTAAAAATAAAGGCCGAATTCAAAGGTGATAAAAAAGCCTTTGCAGGATTCATGAAAGACGTATTCGGGGGCAGCCGTATTCGGCAAACAACTTTTGAAAACCTTGCCAAGGAGTTTACGGATTTCGGAGCAATTTTTAGGGAGTTAGATAAGGCTAAGACAATAATTGGCAACGCTTTAGTACAAGTCTTTGAGAAATATTTTACCGAAAATCTTGCGTCCTTGCTTACCTGGCAGGTACCTAACCGCTTCGTCATTAAGTATCGTGACAAGGAATTGAAGCATCACTCCCTGGGTCAGCGGGCCTCAGCGCTTATCCTCTTTATATTGAGCCAACAGGATAACGACCTCATTATCATCGATCAGCCGGAAGACGACCTGGATAACCAGACCATTTATGAGGACGTCATCAAACTTATCCGCACGCTCAAGCCTCGTACCCAGTTTATTTTCGCTACCCATAACGCCAATTTTCCCGTACTGGGCGATGCGGAGCAGATCATATCCTGCGCCTATGCCGATGACTCCATCTCCATAACCAGCGGCAGTATCGACTGCCCTGACATGCAACGCAAGATCGTTGACATCATGGAAGGTGGCGAAGAAGCCTTTAAGCAACGCAAGAGGATATACGAGATATGGAAACCACGGAGCTCTTAG
- the speB gene encoding agmatinase gives MPSGTFLDLEPISVREAEIVVVPIPYEATTSYGGGTRYGPEAILSASRQVELWDEEGDWDPSQVIRLATAAEITPDAGGPGPMLEKIKKRVKPWIAEGKLLISLGGEHTIAQALVESYLTRHPDLTVVALDAHADLRDTYEHSPFSHACVMRRVWELGRPLTLIGVRSYSAKEYDFIRVAPRLTLLKARSLVDPDYLQLTLEHLRRLKGPVYISLDVDALDPAVMPATGTPEPGGLNYYQTLTILKAIVERGPVVGLDLTELAPIPGHRVSEFTAARLIYKFLGYLYQGRRAAK, from the coding sequence ATGCCTTCAGGGACGTTCTTAGATTTAGAGCCGATAAGCGTACGTGAGGCTGAGATAGTTGTCGTGCCGATCCCTTATGAAGCCACTACCAGCTATGGCGGTGGAACCCGCTATGGTCCGGAGGCTATCTTATCGGCCAGCCGGCAGGTAGAATTGTGGGACGAAGAAGGGGATTGGGACCCGAGCCAGGTTATCCGTCTGGCTACGGCTGCCGAGATCACCCCGGATGCCGGCGGCCCCGGCCCTATGCTCGAGAAAATCAAGAAGCGGGTGAAGCCTTGGATCGCCGAGGGTAAGTTATTAATCAGCCTGGGCGGCGAACACACCATTGCTCAGGCCTTAGTGGAGTCTTATCTGACCCGGCACCCCGACCTGACCGTGGTGGCCTTGGATGCCCATGCGGATCTGCGGGATACCTATGAACACAGTCCCTTTTCCCATGCTTGCGTTATGCGGCGGGTATGGGAACTGGGTCGACCCCTGACCCTGATCGGGGTGCGCAGTTATTCGGCTAAAGAATACGACTTTATCCGGGTAGCCCCCCGCCTTACCCTGCTCAAGGCCAGGAGCCTGGTCGACCCTGACTATCTGCAGCTAACGCTGGAGCATTTGAGACGCCTTAAGGGGCCGGTCTATATCTCCCTGGACGTGGACGCCCTGGATCCTGCGGTCATGCCGGCGACCGGCACGCCAGAGCCGGGTGGGTTGAATTATTACCAGACCCTGACTATCTTAAAGGCTATTGTCGAACGAGGTCCGGTGGTGGGACTGGATCTCACCGAATTGGCTCCCATCCCGGGACACCGGGTGAGT